The following are from one region of the Cetobacterium somerae genome:
- a CDS encoding Eco57I restriction-modification methylase domain-containing protein has product MEYNYKIYTPEKYASSMSKVALKKYLENNSKEDILNIKVIDISCGSGNLLLALLEELLKISKEIFGEYRYSENWITGFDVDLNALKLLEKRAEALFFKYGVFGKLNLKECDSLYEKIDEKYDIVIGNPPYLGEKNHKEIFHTIKETAFGKKYYKPKMDYFYFFIDKGIDILKDGGILVYLTTNYWLKADSAEGIREKMKLEGSFFRLENYSYSIFKDAIGQHNIIFYWQKNRENLEISVNDDDIEYSIEQENIFTEEHSKIALIPPFWKENIKKIREKSNVILGDLVNINQGIVSGADKVFVFDEYKEEFKKYLKPFYKNRDIGKYEISKKPPFWIMYLNGKSKLDDVVTNYLLDYKSKLSMRREVINNRINWWELQWARDEDIFLKPKIIVRQRCKTNNFAYTEKEFYGSADIYYLTAKTEEINLYYILGYLNSKIFFSWFNYIGKKKGKNLEFYSTPLKESPLYYPTVKEEIKYIENLVKKQLEDYNEKTQDEIDNYFSKIMNIKNMSAEN; this is encoded by the coding sequence GTGGAATACAATTATAAGATATACACACCAGAAAAATATGCTAGTAGTATGAGTAAAGTAGCTTTGAAGAAATATTTAGAAAATAATTCAAAAGAAGATATATTAAATATAAAAGTAATAGATATATCATGTGGTTCTGGAAATCTTTTATTAGCATTATTAGAGGAATTGTTAAAAATTTCAAAAGAAATTTTTGGAGAGTATAGATACAGTGAAAATTGGATAACGGGATTTGATGTAGATTTAAATGCATTAAAACTATTAGAAAAAAGAGCTGAGGCTCTTTTCTTTAAATATGGGGTATTTGGGAAATTAAATCTAAAAGAGTGTGATTCATTATATGAAAAAATAGATGAAAAGTATGATATAGTAATAGGAAATCCACCATATTTAGGAGAAAAAAATCATAAAGAAATTTTTCACACAATAAAAGAAACCGCTTTTGGAAAAAAATACTATAAACCGAAAATGGATTATTTCTATTTCTTTATAGATAAAGGTATTGATATATTAAAAGACGGAGGTATTTTAGTATATTTAACTACTAATTATTGGTTAAAAGCTGATAGTGCAGAAGGAATAAGAGAAAAAATGAAGTTAGAAGGTAGTTTCTTTAGATTGGAAAATTATAGTTATTCAATATTTAAAGATGCTATTGGACAACACAATATAATTTTTTATTGGCAGAAAAATAGAGAAAACTTAGAGATATCTGTAAATGATGATGATATCGAGTATTCTATTGAACAAGAAAATATTTTTACAGAGGAACATAGTAAAATTGCATTAATTCCTCCTTTTTGGAAAGAAAATATAAAGAAAATTAGAGAAAAAAGTAATGTTATTTTAGGTGACCTTGTAAATATTAATCAAGGGATAGTGAGTGGAGCGGATAAGGTTTTTGTTTTTGATGAGTATAAAGAGGAGTTTAAAAAATATTTAAAACCATTTTATAAAAATAGAGATATAGGTAAATATGAAATATCAAAAAAACCACCATTTTGGATTATGTATTTAAATGGCAAGTCTAAATTAGATGATGTAGTCACAAATTATTTATTGGATTATAAGAGTAAACTATCTATGCGAAGAGAGGTTATAAATAATAGAATAAATTGGTGGGAGTTACAATGGGCTAGGGATGAAGATATTTTTTTAAAACCTAAAATTATAGTTAGACAAAGATGTAAAACTAATAATTTCGCCTATACAGAAAAAGAGTTTTATGGAAGTGCGGATATATATTATTTAACTGCAAAAACAGAAGAGATTAATTTATACTATATTTTAGGATACTTAAACTCTAAAATTTTCTTTTCATGGTTTAATTATATAGGAAAGAAAAAAGGAAAAAATTTAGAGTTTTATTCAACTCCTTTAAAAGAATCACCTCTATATTATCCAACTGTTAAAGAAGAAATAAAATATATTGAAAATCTTGTAAAGAAACAACTTGAAGATTATAATGAAAAAACTCAAGATGAAATTGATAATTATTTTAGTAAAATAATGAATATAAAAAATATGAGTGCAGAGAATTAA